From the genome of Sander lucioperca isolate FBNREF2018 chromosome 1, SLUC_FBN_1.2, whole genome shotgun sequence, one region includes:
- the dele1 gene encoding death ligand signal enhancer isoform X2, with the protein MWRVQGFVGRVLHRCHGSTPLRLPQNQGQSQGLGEVEVINSSAVLSSSRHSSDISSLAASLSAGCIIHPHLLSQKEEGGERRKKQRTFQFGYAELPRYTALDAVGWGAAAVLFMQICRKIHSQFSSSTDPNPLPGALTAPSTLHKYGYRILLEILSRRDVLPRGSSVLCLQGVPERQDKDQSLSSSTGDASLHSSSEQDHLTADCSLSDQQRALPNQDSPIPEESLLSASCPLQNDANRDNTETKDANDKDMLSDEERLAGAALNLRHVGETSIPVILNIIGLQSSKTENYEEAFTCFVAAAQQGYAKAQFNAGVCYEKGRGVSKNKEKALHYYWQAAVGGHRQAQYRYAKLLLTSRGHQSLEELNTAISLLEQAAAAGLTKETFRHLTVEKEQAQVCLASVYTQEPVRDGSRSVHYLKMAAESGDDTALLFLGQCCESGFGVQQNLRTAIEYYKQAAQAGNKQAKSLVTPPSDSFSKEDAVLRSIRSAPCFSAANHQLQQRLSSLASRVSPSTSRPVTLPLLPHSWSTGSLCAPPPLSSTPLHLHPSTEGGACQWTVGIG; encoded by the exons ATGTGGAGAGTTCAAGGTTTTGTTGGAAGAG TTCTGCACCGGTGCCATGGCAGCACACCCCTGCGGCTTCCCCAGAACCAGGGGCAGTCTCAGGGACTGGGCGAGGTTGAGGTCATCAACAGCTCAGCTGTCCTCTCCAGCTCTCGACACTCCTCTGACATCAG CTCTCTTGCTGCCTCCCTTTCAGCTGGTTGCATCATCCACCCGCATCTGCT CTCTCAGAAAGAGGAGggtggagagaggaggaagaaacagAGGACCTTTCAGTTTGGCTATGCTGAGCTTCCACGTTACACAGCCCTGGATGCTGTGGGATGG GGTGCTGCAGCAGTTCTGTTCATGCAGATCTGTAGGAAGATCCACTCCCAGTTCTCCTCAAGCACTGATCCGAATCCGCTCCCTGGAGCCCTGACAGCACCCTCCACTCTTCACAAGTATGGCTACCGCATCCTGCTGGAGATCT TGTCTAGACGAGATGTCCTGCCCAGAGGAAGCAGTGTGTTGTGTCTGCAGGGGGTGCCAGAGAGACAGGACAAAGATCAGTCTCTGAGCAGCAGTACAGGTGACGCCAGTCTTCACAGCAGCAGTGAACAGGACCATTTGACTGCTGACTGCTCCCTCTCTGACCAACAGAGGGCACTCCCGAACCAGGATTCTCCTATACCTG AGGAATCACTTCTGTCAGCATCCTGTCCTTTGCAGAATGATGCCAACCgagacaacacagagactaaagaTGCTAATGACAAG GACATGTTGTCTGATGAGGAGAGGCTGGCAGGAGCAGCATTGAATCTCAGACATGTGGGCGAAACCAGCATTCCCGTTATCCTCAACATCATTG GTCTACAAAGTTCCAAGACTGAGAACTACGAGGAAGCTTTTACATGTTTTGTAGCTGCAGCTCAGCAGGGTTACGCCAAGGCCCAGTTTAATGCGGGTGTGTGCTACGAGAAAGGCAGAGGAGTCAGCAAGAACAAAGAGAAG GCTCTGCATTATTACTGGCAGGCAGCAGTTGGGGGTCACAGGCAGGCTCAGTACCGCTATGCAAAGCTGCTCCTGACCAGCAGGGGGCACCAGAGTTTAGAGGAGCTGAATACAGCCATCAGCTTACTGGAACAGGCTGCTGCAGCTGGACTCACCAAG GAGACATTTAGACATCTCACAGTAGAAAAAGAGCag GCTCAGGTCTGCTTGGCCTCAGTCTACACTCAGGAGCCGGTGAGAGACGGGAGCAGGTCTGTCCACTACCTGAAGATGGCAGCAGAGAGTGGA GACGACACCGCCCTGCTGTTCCTGGGTCAGTGTTGTGAGAGCGGCTTTGGGGTGCAGCAGAATCTGAGGACAGCGATTGAATACTACAAACAAGCGGCTCAAGCAGGCAACAAGCAGGCTAAAAGCTTAGTGACGCCTCCTAGTGATTCATTCAGTAAGG AAGATGCCGTGTTGCGCTCCATCCGTTCAGCTCCATGTTTCTCTGCAGCCAACCATCAGCTCCAGCAGCGGCTTTCCTCTCTTGCCAGTCGTGTCTCTCCCTCCACCAGTCGCCCCGTCACCCTTCCCCTCCTGCCTCACTCGTGGAGCACCGGGAGCCTGTGTGCCCCCCCGCCGCTGTCCTCCACGCCTCTTCACCTCCACCCCAGCACTGAGGGAGGAGCCTGCCAGTGGACTGTAGGGATAGGATAG
- the dele1 gene encoding death ligand signal enhancer isoform X3 yields MWRVQGFVGRVLHRCHGSTPLRLPQNQGQSQGLGEVEVINSSAVLSSSRHSSDISSLAASLSAGCIIHPHLLSQKEEGGERRKKQRTFQFGYAELPRYTALDAVGWGAAAVLFMQICRKIHSQFSSSTDPNPLPGALTAPSTLHKYGYRILLEILSRRDVLPRGSSVLCLQGVPERQDKDQSLSSSTGDASLHSSSEQDHLTADCSLSDQQRALPNQDSPIPEESLLSASCPLQNDANRDNTETKDANDKDMLSDEERLAGAALNLRHVGETSIPVILNIIGLQSSKTENYEEAFTCFVAAAQQGYAKAQFNAGVCYEKGRGVSKNKEKALHYYWQAAVGGHRQAQYRYAKLLLTSRGHQSLEELNTAISLLEQAAAAGLTKETFRHLTVEKEQAQVCLASVYTQEPVRDGSRSVHYLKMAAESGDDTALLFLGQCCESGFGVQQNLRTAIEYYKQAAQAGNKQAKSLVTPPSDSFTEDAVLRSIRSAPCFSAANHQLQQRLSSLASRVSPSTSRPVTLPLLPHSWSTGSLCAPPPLSSTPLHLHPSTEGGACQWTVGIG; encoded by the exons ATGTGGAGAGTTCAAGGTTTTGTTGGAAGAG TTCTGCACCGGTGCCATGGCAGCACACCCCTGCGGCTTCCCCAGAACCAGGGGCAGTCTCAGGGACTGGGCGAGGTTGAGGTCATCAACAGCTCAGCTGTCCTCTCCAGCTCTCGACACTCCTCTGACATCAG CTCTCTTGCTGCCTCCCTTTCAGCTGGTTGCATCATCCACCCGCATCTGCT CTCTCAGAAAGAGGAGggtggagagaggaggaagaaacagAGGACCTTTCAGTTTGGCTATGCTGAGCTTCCACGTTACACAGCCCTGGATGCTGTGGGATGG GGTGCTGCAGCAGTTCTGTTCATGCAGATCTGTAGGAAGATCCACTCCCAGTTCTCCTCAAGCACTGATCCGAATCCGCTCCCTGGAGCCCTGACAGCACCCTCCACTCTTCACAAGTATGGCTACCGCATCCTGCTGGAGATCT TGTCTAGACGAGATGTCCTGCCCAGAGGAAGCAGTGTGTTGTGTCTGCAGGGGGTGCCAGAGAGACAGGACAAAGATCAGTCTCTGAGCAGCAGTACAGGTGACGCCAGTCTTCACAGCAGCAGTGAACAGGACCATTTGACTGCTGACTGCTCCCTCTCTGACCAACAGAGGGCACTCCCGAACCAGGATTCTCCTATACCTG AGGAATCACTTCTGTCAGCATCCTGTCCTTTGCAGAATGATGCCAACCgagacaacacagagactaaagaTGCTAATGACAAG GACATGTTGTCTGATGAGGAGAGGCTGGCAGGAGCAGCATTGAATCTCAGACATGTGGGCGAAACCAGCATTCCCGTTATCCTCAACATCATTG GTCTACAAAGTTCCAAGACTGAGAACTACGAGGAAGCTTTTACATGTTTTGTAGCTGCAGCTCAGCAGGGTTACGCCAAGGCCCAGTTTAATGCGGGTGTGTGCTACGAGAAAGGCAGAGGAGTCAGCAAGAACAAAGAGAAG GCTCTGCATTATTACTGGCAGGCAGCAGTTGGGGGTCACAGGCAGGCTCAGTACCGCTATGCAAAGCTGCTCCTGACCAGCAGGGGGCACCAGAGTTTAGAGGAGCTGAATACAGCCATCAGCTTACTGGAACAGGCTGCTGCAGCTGGACTCACCAAG GAGACATTTAGACATCTCACAGTAGAAAAAGAGCag GCTCAGGTCTGCTTGGCCTCAGTCTACACTCAGGAGCCGGTGAGAGACGGGAGCAGGTCTGTCCACTACCTGAAGATGGCAGCAGAGAGTGGA GACGACACCGCCCTGCTGTTCCTGGGTCAGTGTTGTGAGAGCGGCTTTGGGGTGCAGCAGAATCTGAGGACAGCGATTGAATACTACAAACAAGCGGCTCAAGCAGGCAACAAGCAGGCTAAAAGCTTAGTGACGCCTCCTAGTGATTCATTCA cAGAAGATGCCGTGTTGCGCTCCATCCGTTCAGCTCCATGTTTCTCTGCAGCCAACCATCAGCTCCAGCAGCGGCTTTCCTCTCTTGCCAGTCGTGTCTCTCCCTCCACCAGTCGCCCCGTCACCCTTCCCCTCCTGCCTCACTCGTGGAGCACCGGGAGCCTGTGTGCCCCCCCGCCGCTGTCCTCCACGCCTCTTCACCTCCACCCCAGCACTGAGGGAGGAGCCTGCCAGTGGACTGTAGGGATAGGATAG
- the dele1 gene encoding death ligand signal enhancer isoform X4, which produces MWRVQGFVGRVLHRCHGSTPLRLPQNQGQSQGLGEVEVINSSAVLSSSRHSSDISSLAASLSAGCIIHPHLLSQKEEGGERRKKQRTFQFGYAELPRYTALDAVGWGAAAVLFMQICRKIHSQFSSSTDPNPLPGALTAPSTLHKYGYRILLEILSRRDVLPRGSSVLCLQGVPERQDKDQSLSSSTGDASLHSSSEQDHLTADCSLSDQQRALPNQDSPIPEESLLSASCPLQNDANRDNTETKDANDKDMLSDEERLAGAALNLRHVGETSIPVILNIIGLQSSKTENYEEAFTCFVAAAQQGYAKAQFNAGVCYEKGRGVSKNKEKALHYYWQAAVGGHRQAQYRYAKLLLTSRGHQSLEELNTAISLLEQAAAAGLTKETFRHLTVEKEQAQVCLASVYTQEPVRDGSRSVHYLKMAAESGDDTALLFLGQCCESGFGVQQNLRTAIEYYKQAAQAGNKQAKSLVTPPSDSFKDAVLRSIRSAPCFSAANHQLQQRLSSLASRVSPSTSRPVTLPLLPHSWSTGSLCAPPPLSSTPLHLHPSTEGGACQWTVGIG; this is translated from the exons ATGTGGAGAGTTCAAGGTTTTGTTGGAAGAG TTCTGCACCGGTGCCATGGCAGCACACCCCTGCGGCTTCCCCAGAACCAGGGGCAGTCTCAGGGACTGGGCGAGGTTGAGGTCATCAACAGCTCAGCTGTCCTCTCCAGCTCTCGACACTCCTCTGACATCAG CTCTCTTGCTGCCTCCCTTTCAGCTGGTTGCATCATCCACCCGCATCTGCT CTCTCAGAAAGAGGAGggtggagagaggaggaagaaacagAGGACCTTTCAGTTTGGCTATGCTGAGCTTCCACGTTACACAGCCCTGGATGCTGTGGGATGG GGTGCTGCAGCAGTTCTGTTCATGCAGATCTGTAGGAAGATCCACTCCCAGTTCTCCTCAAGCACTGATCCGAATCCGCTCCCTGGAGCCCTGACAGCACCCTCCACTCTTCACAAGTATGGCTACCGCATCCTGCTGGAGATCT TGTCTAGACGAGATGTCCTGCCCAGAGGAAGCAGTGTGTTGTGTCTGCAGGGGGTGCCAGAGAGACAGGACAAAGATCAGTCTCTGAGCAGCAGTACAGGTGACGCCAGTCTTCACAGCAGCAGTGAACAGGACCATTTGACTGCTGACTGCTCCCTCTCTGACCAACAGAGGGCACTCCCGAACCAGGATTCTCCTATACCTG AGGAATCACTTCTGTCAGCATCCTGTCCTTTGCAGAATGATGCCAACCgagacaacacagagactaaagaTGCTAATGACAAG GACATGTTGTCTGATGAGGAGAGGCTGGCAGGAGCAGCATTGAATCTCAGACATGTGGGCGAAACCAGCATTCCCGTTATCCTCAACATCATTG GTCTACAAAGTTCCAAGACTGAGAACTACGAGGAAGCTTTTACATGTTTTGTAGCTGCAGCTCAGCAGGGTTACGCCAAGGCCCAGTTTAATGCGGGTGTGTGCTACGAGAAAGGCAGAGGAGTCAGCAAGAACAAAGAGAAG GCTCTGCATTATTACTGGCAGGCAGCAGTTGGGGGTCACAGGCAGGCTCAGTACCGCTATGCAAAGCTGCTCCTGACCAGCAGGGGGCACCAGAGTTTAGAGGAGCTGAATACAGCCATCAGCTTACTGGAACAGGCTGCTGCAGCTGGACTCACCAAG GAGACATTTAGACATCTCACAGTAGAAAAAGAGCag GCTCAGGTCTGCTTGGCCTCAGTCTACACTCAGGAGCCGGTGAGAGACGGGAGCAGGTCTGTCCACTACCTGAAGATGGCAGCAGAGAGTGGA GACGACACCGCCCTGCTGTTCCTGGGTCAGTGTTGTGAGAGCGGCTTTGGGGTGCAGCAGAATCTGAGGACAGCGATTGAATACTACAAACAAGCGGCTCAAGCAGGCAACAAGCAGGCTAAAAGCTTAGTGACGCCTCCTAGTGATTCATTCA AAGATGCCGTGTTGCGCTCCATCCGTTCAGCTCCATGTTTCTCTGCAGCCAACCATCAGCTCCAGCAGCGGCTTTCCTCTCTTGCCAGTCGTGTCTCTCCCTCCACCAGTCGCCCCGTCACCCTTCCCCTCCTGCCTCACTCGTGGAGCACCGGGAGCCTGTGTGCCCCCCCGCCGCTGTCCTCCACGCCTCTTCACCTCCACCCCAGCACTGAGGGAGGAGCCTGCCAGTGGACTGTAGGGATAGGATAG